A window from Candidatus Krumholzibacteriia bacterium encodes these proteins:
- a CDS encoding HlyD family type I secretion periplasmic adaptor subunit, which yields MAERLLEAPPRVLSDDRAIRRQGLVLVLVVFGGFGAWASLAPLQSAALAPGVITVEHYRKTVQHLEGGIIRTIDVHDGDAVQQDQVVATLDDTQSRAQLEVFRGQLYSRVAQEARLAAQRDGLRSVRYPQDLLAHKSDSRVQDAVRLQDQTFNVRQAAYDGERAVYRRQIEQLRAKVEGLQAQKHSKDRLVESYRGDVSDFRSLLKEGFTEKQKVEEMDRALAQSEGQRGELVSDIAASELQIAEIELKILQLQKDLQREVAKELSDVQTELFEVREKVQSLESTVNRTVIKAPVSGMVLGLAVHTIGAVIPPGGRLLDIVPQDQKLIIEAQVSPIDIDRVHVGQQAEVRFSAFKTRDLPTIMGTLISLSADRMVQDSSDQKNPKQPKESSGGDAAYYLARVAVSPEGLEALSTANLQLVPGMPAEVLINTGERTLVQYLMKPLTDTFKRSFIED from the coding sequence ATGGCTGAACGGTTGCTCGAAGCTCCTCCCCGTGTCTTGAGCGACGATCGCGCGATTCGTCGCCAGGGGCTGGTGCTCGTCCTGGTCGTCTTCGGCGGCTTCGGGGCCTGGGCCTCGCTGGCGCCGCTCCAGAGTGCTGCCTTGGCGCCCGGTGTCATCACCGTCGAACATTATCGCAAGACCGTGCAGCACCTTGAGGGCGGGATCATTCGCACCATCGATGTCCATGATGGAGACGCCGTACAGCAAGACCAGGTGGTGGCGACGCTGGACGATACCCAATCCCGTGCCCAGCTCGAAGTCTTTCGGGGGCAGCTCTATAGTCGGGTCGCCCAGGAGGCTCGTCTTGCCGCGCAGCGCGACGGACTCCGATCCGTGCGCTATCCCCAGGACTTGCTCGCGCACAAAAGCGACTCGCGCGTCCAGGACGCCGTGCGGTTGCAGGATCAAACCTTCAACGTGCGTCAGGCGGCGTACGATGGCGAACGTGCGGTGTATCGCCGACAGATCGAGCAACTGCGGGCCAAAGTGGAGGGACTTCAGGCGCAGAAGCACAGCAAGGATCGTCTGGTGGAGTCCTACCGCGGCGATGTATCGGACTTCAGGAGTTTGTTGAAGGAGGGGTTCACCGAAAAGCAGAAGGTCGAGGAAATGGACCGCGCCCTGGCGCAGAGCGAAGGGCAACGCGGAGAGCTGGTGTCCGACATCGCGGCAAGCGAGTTGCAAATCGCCGAAATCGAACTGAAAATCTTACAGCTGCAGAAAGATCTCCAACGGGAAGTGGCCAAAGAACTGAGCGACGTCCAGACCGAATTGTTCGAAGTCCGGGAGAAAGTGCAATCGCTCGAGAGTACCGTCAATCGTACCGTCATCAAGGCCCCTGTCTCCGGGATGGTGCTGGGGTTGGCCGTGCATACCATCGGGGCCGTCATTCCTCCGGGGGGGCGGCTGCTCGACATCGTGCCTCAAGATCAGAAACTGATCATCGAAGCCCAAGTCTCGCCCATCGATATTGATCGGGTGCACGTGGGCCAGCAGGCGGAGGTGCGGTTCAGCGCGTTTAAGACCCGCGATCTCCCGACGATCATGGGGACACTGATCAGTCTTTCGGCGGATCGGATGGTCCAGGACAGCTCCGACCAGAAGAATCCCAAGCAGCCCAAGGAGTCCAGCGGAGGGGATGCGGCCTACTATCTGGCACGCGTCGCCGTTTCGCCCGAGGGGCTCGAGGCGTTGAGTACGGCGAACCTCCAACTAGTGCCGGGGATGCCCGCGGAGGTGCTGATCAATACGGGGGAACGGACCCTCGTGCAATATTTAATGAAGCCCTTGACCGACACCTTCAAACGCTCCTTCATCGAAGATTGA